From Streptomyces sp. NBC_01754, a single genomic window includes:
- a CDS encoding response regulator transcription factor, with amino-acid sequence MEQTHTTHNGVAPTPGAQRRVLVVEDDVTIVDAISARLRAEGFLVQTALDGPAAVDAAESWQPDLMVLDIMLPGFDGLEVCRRVQAQRPVPVLMLTARDDETDMLVGLGVGADDYMTKPFSMRELAARVHVLLRRVERAALAAVTPRSGILRLGELEIDHAQRRVRVRAEDVHLTPTEFDLLVCLANTPRAVLSREQLLAEVWDWADASGTRTVDSHIKALRRKIGAERIRTVHGVGYALETPAP; translated from the coding sequence ATGGAACAGACACACACCACCCACAACGGCGTCGCGCCCACCCCAGGGGCCCAGCGCCGGGTTCTGGTGGTCGAGGACGATGTCACGATCGTCGACGCGATCTCCGCCCGTCTGCGGGCCGAGGGCTTTCTGGTGCAGACCGCGCTGGACGGTCCCGCGGCCGTGGACGCGGCCGAGTCCTGGCAGCCCGACCTGATGGTGCTCGACATCATGCTGCCGGGCTTCGACGGCCTGGAGGTCTGCCGCCGTGTGCAGGCCCAGCGTCCGGTGCCGGTGCTGATGCTCACCGCACGGGACGACGAGACCGACATGCTGGTCGGGCTCGGGGTCGGCGCCGACGACTACATGACCAAGCCGTTCTCCATGCGTGAGCTGGCCGCACGGGTGCACGTCCTGCTGCGCCGGGTCGAGCGGGCCGCCCTGGCCGCCGTGACGCCGCGCAGCGGCATCCTGCGCCTCGGCGAGCTGGAGATCGACCACGCGCAGCGCCGGGTCCGGGTGCGCGCCGAGGACGTCCACCTCACTCCGACCGAGTTCGACCTGCTGGTCTGCCTGGCCAACACGCCCCGGGCGGTGCTCTCCCGGGAGCAGCTGCTCGCCGAGGTGTGGGACTGGGCGGACGCCTCGGGCACGCGCACGGTCGACAGCCACATCAAGGCTCTGCGCCGCAAGATCGGCGCCGAGCGGATCCGTACCGTGCACGGTGTCGGCTACGCCTTGGAGACCCCCGCGCCATGA